Within Sorangiineae bacterium MSr11367, the genomic segment TACGCGGCCAAGGGCATCGAGGTTCGCCAGGCCGATTTCGAGGGGGATCCGGGCGCGCTGGCCAAGGCGTTCTCCGGCGCATCGCGCGCGCTGCTCATCAGCACCGACGCCCTCGACAAGCCGGGTCGCCGGTTGGCCCAGCACCGGGCAGCCATCAAGGCCTTCGAGGCCGCGGGGGTGAAGCACGTGGTCTACACGTCGCTCACGAATCCGTACGCCGAATCGCCGATCCTGATCGCGCCCGATCATCGCGAGAGCGAGGCGGCGCTCGCGGCTTCGCGCCTCGAGTTCACCGTGCTGCGGAACAACCTGTACATCGACCTGCTCGTGGGCTCTCTGCCGCACGTCCTCGCCTCGGGAAAGCTCGTCGATGCGCGCGGCACCGGCGCGACGGGATTCGTCACCCGGCAAGATTGCGCACTGGCCGCTGCCGCCGCGCTGTCATCCCCGTACTCGGGCCGCCGCACCCTCGAGATCACCGGCCCCGCCGCCGTGACGAGCGCTCAAGTGGCTACCTGGCTGACCGAGCTCTCGGGCAAGCCGGTGCAGCACGTCTCCGTGAGCCCCGAAGCGTTCACCGCGGGCCTCATCGAGCACGGCCTGCCGGCACCGCTTGCGGCGGTGATCGCCTCGTTCGACGTGGCGGTGACCAAGGGCGATCTTGCCGTGGTGACCTCCGCGGTGAAGGAGCTTACCGGCCGCGAGCCGCAGACGGTTCGCGATTTTCTCGCGGCGCAGAGGGCAACGTTCAATTGAACGCACCAGCTCTCGAGCCATGGCCGTGCGAGAACCGCGGCAGCGCGACGAAACCGGCGAGACCGGCGCGACGTGTGGTTCTCAGAGGAAGGATCGCCATAACGTCTGGCGATCCTTCCTCTCTCCAAGGGCAAGGGCGCCGGCCCCGCCGGGCTTGTCCCGCTGCCGCTGCTCGACAGCTACGCGTCTACGAACCAAAGCCCCCCGTCGGATGATGCGTTAGCTGAGCTCCCCGAACACCACCTCACCGCCGAGCACGGTGGCCCGCACCCGCGCCGATTGCAGGCGATCGGCCGCTGCCAGCGGGCCATCGAGCACCACGATGTCGGCGCGCTTTCCCGCCTCCAGCGTCCCGCATCGATCAAGCGCACCGCATGCTTCAGCCGCGGTGCGCGTGTACATCGTGAGGGCCTCGTCGAGATCGATGCGCTGATCGGGCTCGTGCACGTGCCCGCCGCCCGTGCGCCGCTGCACCGCGGAGCGGATGCCGTCGAGCGGATCGAAGCTCGCCACGGGGTAGTCCGAGCTGCCCGCGACCTTGATCTTCGCGTCGAGCAGCCAGCGCAAGGCCGTGTTGGCGAGGCCGGGAATGCGCGCGGCCGTGCTCATGGCGGGCAGTGAAAGAAAATGCGGCTGCGCGACCACGAGAACGCCAGCATCGGCCATGCGCGCGACGAGATCGCGCGAGAGGAATACGGCGTGCTCGATGCGCGGGGCGCGCTTGCGGGACAGGGCGCTCCCCGTCGCCTCGTACGCCGAGACGGCGATGTCCACCGCGTCGTTGCCGATGGCGTGCGTCGCCACGGCAAAACCGCGCTCGGTGGCCGCCCGGATGATCGCGCGAGCCTCCTCGCGGCGGTAAATGTTGATGCCCGTGCGAACCCCCGTGCGGCCGAAACGCAGTCGGGCCGACGTCATGGTCCTCATCGAGTCGAACGAGCGCTGGCGCAGTCCCATGGCCAGCGTGTTCACGAGCGCACCGGCCATCTGCCGCCAGCCGACGCACATGGCGCAGACCGGCGCGCCGTCGAAGATCAACTTGAGCGCGCCCACGGTGAGCAACCCCTCTTCCTCCCCGGTCACCGGCCCGTCGAGCACGTCCCACGGTTCCTCGAACGTCCCGCGCGCGGAGACCGGCATCATCACGGTCGGCACTCGGAGAAAGCCGCGCCGCGCGGCCTCCCGATAGAGCACCATCAAATCCGCGGGCACGGCCGCATCCGCGATGCGCGTGATGCCCGCCGCCAGCAGCGCCCCGTGGTGCTGCCCCAGGCGCGCGAAAAAGTCTTCGGCCTGCGCCTCGGTGTGGGGCACGCGCGCCGCGATCTCGACGCGGCTGATACCGCGCTCGATGAGCAGTCCGTCGGGCACCCCGTCGCGCCCTCGTGAAATGAGCCCTCCCGAAGGATCCGGCGTGTGCTTGTCGATGCCCGCCGCTTCGAGAGCGCGGCTGTTCGCCAGCGCCCGATGGCAACTGTAGTGAAACGCCAAGAGCGGCCGATCGGGCACTGCATCGTCGAGCTCGCGGCGTGTCGGCGCACGTCGCTCGACCAGCACCGATTCGTCCCACCCCTGCCCCAAGAGCCATTCGCCCGGCGGCAACTGCGCCGATGCGGCCGCAAGCGCCCGTTGCAAATCGCCGATGGTGCGCACCGCCGGAGGCCGCAGCTGCACGCCGCCGTCCATGAGCGTGGCCAGAAAGGCATGGTGATGCGCATCGACGAAGCCCGGCAGAACGGTCGCGCCGCCCGCGTCCCAGATCGTCGCGTCCGCGCTCGTCACCTCCGCGAGTGTTCCCACCGCAACGATTTTCCCATCGCGCCACGCCACCGCGTCCGCGCGGCGACCCGAAGCATCCATCGTGCGAACATCGGCGTTCTGAATCACGTGTAGGGCGGTCATGCGATGCGTCGATGGTAGAATGAAACGCCGCCATGGGAACGCTCTCGATTCGCCTCGTTGCATTGGCAACGTTCGCCCTGACCACCGCGTCCTGCGCACGCACCGCACCGCCACCGGCCCCCGCGCCGGTCACCACGGCGGCAAGTAGCGATCAAGCGATCCTGCTGACGATTTTCCTACGCCACGACCAGACGAAGACGCTCGCGCAGATCAAAGAGCACCTCGCCAAGACCGAGTTCACCCAGAATTTCCCGCCGCCCGGCGTGGAAGTCGTCTCGTGGTACGTGATGATGGGCATCGGCCAAGTCGTCACGTTGCGGGTCCCGCCCGACAAGCTCCGCGAGGTCAACCTCGCCTGCGAGCAACGGGCCTGGGGTGCCTACCGCACCGAGTTTTACCCCACCTACGACTATCGCGCGATCCACGAAGCCGATCGCCAAAGGCTGCAAATCACCAAGTAACCCCCCCCGGGTTTCGTCACGACTCAGTCGAGGCAGCAGATCTGCTGGCCGCACTCGATTTTGCCCTTGGCGTACACGTTCTGGCAGGTGCTCTCGGCGGCGCATGCTCCGCCAATCGTGGTGCACGGCCAATTGTGCTTCACCTCGGTGCCGTTCTGCTCGACGGCGGGAGCGTTGTCGCCGGTCGAATCCTCGCTCGACGCGCTACAGCCCGCGACGACCAACATGGCGAACAACATGACG encodes:
- a CDS encoding amidohydrolase, translated to MTALHVIQNADVRTMDASGRRADAVAWRDGKIVAVGTLAEVTSADATIWDAGGATVLPGFVDAHHHAFLATLMDGGVQLRPPAVRTIGDLQRALAAASAQLPPGEWLLGQGWDESVLVERRAPTRRELDDAVPDRPLLAFHYSCHRALANSRALEAAGIDKHTPDPSGGLISRGRDGVPDGLLIERGISRVEIAARVPHTEAQAEDFFARLGQHHGALLAAGITRIADAAVPADLMVLYREAARRGFLRVPTVMMPVSARGTFEEPWDVLDGPVTGEEEGLLTVGALKLIFDGAPVCAMCVGWRQMAGALVNTLAMGLRQRSFDSMRTMTSARLRFGRTGVRTGINIYRREEARAIIRAATERGFAVATHAIGNDAVDIAVSAYEATGSALSRKRAPRIEHAVFLSRDLVARMADAGVLVVAQPHFLSLPAMSTAARIPGLANTALRWLLDAKIKVAGSSDYPVASFDPLDGIRSAVQRRTGGGHVHEPDQRIDLDEALTMYTRTAAEACGALDRCGTLEAGKRADIVVLDGPLAAADRLQSARVRATVLGGEVVFGELS
- a CDS encoding SDR family oxidoreductase, which codes for MTTSALLVTGASGQLGRQVLDDLLARKVQGSIIATTRNPESLAAYAAKGIEVRQADFEGDPGALAKAFSGASRALLISTDALDKPGRRLAQHRAAIKAFEAAGVKHVVYTSLTNPYAESPILIAPDHRESEAALAASRLEFTVLRNNLYIDLLVGSLPHVLASGKLVDARGTGATGFVTRQDCALAAAAALSSPYSGRRTLEITGPAAVTSAQVATWLTELSGKPVQHVSVSPEAFTAGLIEHGLPAPLAAVIASFDVAVTKGDLAVVTSAVKELTGREPQTVRDFLAAQRATFN